From a region of the Fischerella sp. JS2 genome:
- a CDS encoding sucrose-phosphate phosphatase translates to MAGFLFVTDLDHTLVGDDQALLLLNERLQRHREEYGTKIVYATGRSPVLYRELQEEKNLLEPDALILSVGTEIYLDGNDSPDSTWAAILSQGWDRNLVLSKTAEFTELKPQPNSEQRPFKVSFFLEQEASVAVLPKLESELLKSNLNVKLIYSSGIDLDIVPRRSDKGQAVQFLRQKWKFVAEQTVVCGDSGNDIALFATGNERGIIVGNARPELLHWHNKNPANHRYLAQNACAGGILEGLKYFGLME, encoded by the coding sequence GTGGCTGGATTTTTGTTTGTAACTGATTTAGATCATACTCTCGTAGGTGATGATCAAGCGCTGCTGCTATTGAATGAGCGCCTGCAAAGACATCGTGAAGAATATGGTACAAAAATTGTTTATGCTACCGGGCGATCGCCTGTTCTGTACCGTGAACTGCAAGAAGAAAAAAATCTTCTTGAACCAGATGCCCTAATTTTATCTGTAGGAACAGAAATATACTTGGATGGTAACGACAGCCCAGACTCTACTTGGGCAGCAATACTTTCACAGGGTTGGGACAGAAATTTAGTGTTATCTAAAACTGCGGAATTCACTGAGTTAAAACCACAGCCAAATTCTGAACAACGTCCTTTCAAAGTAAGTTTTTTCCTAGAACAGGAGGCATCTGTAGCAGTTTTACCAAAACTAGAGTCAGAGTTGCTCAAATCTAATTTAAATGTAAAGTTAATCTACAGTAGTGGTATAGACCTTGACATTGTGCCTCGCAGAAGCGATAAAGGTCAGGCAGTACAGTTTCTTCGCCAAAAGTGGAAATTTGTAGCAGAGCAAACTGTTGTCTGTGGTGATTCTGGTAATGATATTGCTTTATTCGCAACAGGCAATGAACGAGGGATTATTGTTGGGAATGCTCGCCCAGAGTTACTCCACTGGCACAATAAAAATCCCGCTAACCACCGCTACTTGGCACAAAATGCCTGTGCAGGTGGTATCTTGGAAGGCTTAAAATATTTTGGACTGATGGAATAA
- a CDS encoding NAD(P)H-quinone oxidoreductase subunit F, which translates to MAQFLLETVWLVPLYALIGALLAVPWSPGIIRRTGPRPAGYVNLIMTFLAFLHATLAFPATWNQPAYQVFIPWLSTAGLNLSIDLEISSITVGAMIVVSGLNLLAQIYAIGYMEMDWGWGRFYSLLGLFEAGLCALALCNNLFFSYVILEILTLGTYLLVGLWFIQPLVVTGARDAFLTKRIGDLFLLMGVLGLWPLSGTWNYTELAEWAASANVNPTLITLVGLALIAGPMGKCAQFPLHLWLDEAMEGPIPSTILRNSVVVASGAWVLVKLQPVFSLSPIVSNAMVGIGAVTAVGASLIAIAQVDVKRCLSYSVSAYLGLVFIAVGTQQDEAALLLVLTHALSAALLVMSAGAVVWNSITQNVTLLGGLWSRRPVSGLAYIVGILGLIGFPPLGSFWALLKLADGLWTTKPWLVGVVIAVNALTAFSLTREFSLIFGGKPKQMSERSPEVGWQMVLPMIILMSFTLHLPLILQSLSLLPSWAELNKDVALLLIWSSIFGCSISGVIYLGNVPKPIRLPWKGLQDLIAYDFYTAKLYRMSIVLSVDLISKLADIVDRFVVDGIVNLVGLASIGGGESLKYSTSGQTQFYAFTVLLGVGVLGIFVTWPYWGNQFLDMMYLSR; encoded by the coding sequence ATGGCTCAGTTTCTGCTTGAAACGGTTTGGTTAGTACCTTTATATGCGTTAATAGGTGCGCTTTTAGCTGTGCCTTGGTCGCCGGGAATTATTAGGCGTACAGGGCCAAGACCGGCAGGGTATGTCAATTTAATCATGACATTTTTAGCATTTCTTCATGCTACTTTGGCATTTCCTGCTACTTGGAATCAACCTGCATATCAAGTATTTATACCTTGGTTAAGTACTGCGGGTTTAAATCTCTCCATTGATTTAGAAATTTCCTCGATCACTGTTGGCGCAATGATCGTAGTTTCTGGCTTAAATTTGCTAGCACAGATTTATGCCATTGGCTACATGGAAATGGACTGGGGTTGGGGACGCTTCTATTCTTTGTTGGGATTATTTGAAGCGGGACTATGCGCCCTTGCCTTGTGCAACAACCTATTCTTTAGCTATGTAATTCTGGAAATCCTGACTCTCGGAACTTACTTGCTGGTTGGGTTATGGTTTATCCAACCTTTAGTAGTCACTGGTGCGAGAGATGCGTTCCTAACTAAGCGGATAGGCGACTTATTCCTGTTGATGGGGGTACTGGGACTATGGCCTCTATCAGGAACTTGGAATTATACAGAACTAGCAGAGTGGGCAGCTAGTGCTAATGTAAATCCAACACTAATCACACTGGTTGGTTTGGCGCTGATTGCAGGGCCAATGGGTAAATGCGCCCAGTTCCCTTTGCATCTGTGGTTGGATGAGGCAATGGAAGGGCCTATCCCCAGTACTATTTTGCGTAATTCAGTGGTAGTTGCGAGTGGTGCTTGGGTGCTAGTAAAATTACAACCTGTTTTTAGCTTATCGCCTATAGTTTCTAACGCGATGGTTGGTATCGGTGCAGTCACGGCGGTAGGTGCTTCCTTAATTGCGATCGCTCAAGTTGATGTTAAACGCTGTTTGTCTTACTCTGTGAGTGCCTACTTAGGTTTGGTATTTATCGCTGTAGGTACGCAGCAAGACGAAGCGGCGCTGTTGTTGGTACTTACCCACGCTTTAAGCGCAGCATTACTGGTGATGAGTGCAGGTGCTGTTGTCTGGAACAGTATTACCCAAAATGTTACTTTGTTGGGTGGACTATGGTCACGTCGTCCAGTTTCCGGCTTAGCTTATATTGTTGGTATTTTAGGACTAATTGGTTTCCCTCCTCTAGGTAGCTTTTGGGCATTGTTGAAATTAGCAGATGGACTATGGACAACCAAACCTTGGCTAGTTGGAGTAGTAATAGCAGTCAATGCTTTGACAGCTTTTAGCTTAACCAGGGAATTCAGTCTCATTTTTGGTGGTAAACCCAAGCAAATGAGTGAGCGATCGCCTGAAGTTGGCTGGCAAATGGTGTTACCAATGATCATTTTGATGAGCTTTACTCTTCATTTACCCTTAATTTTGCAAAGCTTATCACTTCTACCTAGTTGGGCTGAATTAAATAAAGATGTTGCACTACTGTTAATTTGGTCAAGTATTTTTGGTTGCAGCATCAGTGGTGTAATTTATCTGGGCAATGTGCCAAAACCAATTCGCCTACCTTGGAAAGGTTTACAAGATTTAATCGCCTACGATTTTTACACTGCTAAACTCTATCGGATGAGTATTGTTTTGAGTGTTGACCTCATTTCTAAACTAGCCGACATTGTTGATCGTTTCGTAGTTGATGGCATTGTTAACTTGGTTGGTTTAGCTTCCATTGGTGGTGGCGAAAGTCTTAAGTATAGTACCTCTGGACAAACTCAATTTTATGCCTTCACTGTTCTGTTAGGAGTTGGTGTTTTAGGAATATTCGTCACTTGGCCCTACTGGGGAAATCAGTTCTTAGACATGATGTACTTGTCTCGCTAA
- a CDS encoding diguanylate cyclase domain-containing protein — translation MKALSAILPFAEQRLYQVLEVLPLGVAVIEKNGNYSYINQNGQNLLGAGQVLNLVSEHIAGAYEIYRAGTNQLYPSQQLPSVQALAGKVANADDLEIYREGKTIALEMKVIPIFDDSGEVAYAIAIFQDITERKQAEAAVLAEALQKSEAYLRTVVNNFPLILWAMDKKGVFTLSEGKGLEGLGLKPGEAVGQSVFEMYGDLPEVVAAFRNSLTTGVPYYVTATTNGCTLEGMANPFYDDQGNIQGMIGVSMDITARKQAEDALKKSEAQFRRLAENVPGMIYRYILHPDGYDEFTYLSPRCREIYELEPEAIIQDSQNLWSLVHPDDSLAIQSLIAESLHKPESINLEHRIITPSGRVKWIQVIAQAEQQANGDNIWDGVVIDITQRKHTEQLLADYNRTLEKQVRERTIALEQEIWERKRAEDAAKAAEIALRKANLELERLATLDGLTQVANRRRFDEYLSQEWRRMAREQQYLSLILCDVDYFKSYNDHYGHQAGDACLKRVAAAMRNTLKRPADLVARYGGEEFAIILPSTTQQGAVAVAQAIQKAIKLLKLPHIQSQISDFITVSFGVSSIIPTHNLRAETLITAADEALYEAKKQGRDRIVCV, via the coding sequence ATGAAAGCCTTGAGTGCGATATTGCCCTTTGCTGAACAGCGATTGTATCAGGTCTTAGAAGTTTTACCCTTAGGAGTGGCTGTCATCGAAAAAAATGGCAACTATTCTTACATCAATCAAAATGGGCAAAATTTACTGGGTGCAGGTCAAGTTCTGAATTTGGTAAGCGAACACATTGCTGGTGCCTATGAAATTTATCGTGCTGGTACTAATCAACTATACCCTAGTCAACAACTACCATCAGTACAAGCATTAGCAGGGAAAGTGGCAAATGCTGATGATTTAGAGATTTACCGTGAAGGAAAAACGATCGCACTAGAGATGAAGGTTATTCCTATATTTGATGACAGTGGTGAAGTAGCTTATGCGATCGCAATATTTCAAGATATCACAGAACGTAAACAAGCAGAGGCAGCCGTTTTAGCTGAAGCACTACAAAAAAGCGAGGCATACTTACGTACCGTAGTTAATAATTTTCCCCTAATTCTTTGGGCAATGGATAAAAAAGGGGTCTTTACCCTCTCAGAAGGAAAGGGATTAGAAGGATTGGGATTAAAGCCAGGAGAAGCTGTTGGTCAATCAGTATTTGAGATGTATGGCGATTTACCAGAGGTAGTAGCAGCATTCCGCAATTCTCTAACAACAGGTGTTCCCTATTACGTCACAGCTACAACCAATGGTTGCACATTAGAGGGGATGGCTAATCCCTTCTATGATGACCAAGGTAACATCCAGGGAATGATTGGTGTTTCTATGGATATTACTGCTCGCAAACAAGCAGAAGACGCTCTCAAGAAGAGTGAAGCCCAGTTTCGTAGGCTAGCAGAAAATGTACCAGGCATGATCTATCGGTATATCTTGCATCCTGATGGTTATGATGAATTTACTTATTTAAGTCCCAGATGTCGGGAAATTTACGAACTAGAACCAGAAGCGATCATCCAGGATTCTCAAAACCTTTGGTCTTTAGTTCATCCAGATGATAGCCTAGCTATCCAAAGTCTGATTGCAGAATCTCTGCACAAGCCAGAATCAATTAATCTTGAACACCGCATCATTACTCCTTCTGGACGGGTGAAATGGATTCAAGTCATAGCCCAAGCAGAACAGCAAGCCAACGGAGATAATATCTGGGATGGAGTAGTCATCGACATCACACAACGCAAACACACAGAACAACTTTTAGCAGACTACAACCGTACCCTTGAAAAACAAGTGCGCGAAAGAACTATCGCCCTAGAACAAGAAATTTGGGAACGCAAACGAGCTGAAGATGCAGCTAAAGCCGCCGAAATTGCTCTGCGCAAAGCAAACTTAGAATTAGAACGCCTCGCAACTTTAGATGGCTTAACGCAAGTAGCAAATCGTCGCCGCTTTGATGAATACCTATCCCAAGAATGGCGACGCATGGCACGAGAACAACAGTATTTATCTTTAATCTTATGTGATGTAGATTATTTTAAAAGTTACAATGACCACTACGGACATCAAGCAGGCGATGCTTGTTTAAAAAGGGTAGCCGCAGCCATGCGTAACACCCTTAAGCGTCCAGCAGACTTAGTTGCTCGTTACGGAGGCGAAGAATTTGCCATTATTTTGCCTTCTACAACACAGCAAGGCGCTGTCGCCGTTGCCCAAGCAATTCAAAAAGCGATCAAACTATTAAAATTACCCCATATTCAATCTCAAATCAGTGACTTTATCACTGTAAGTTTCGGTGTCTCAAGTATAATTCCTACTCACAACCTTAGAGCAGAAACCCTGATCACAGCCGCAGATGAAGCACTTTATGAAGCCAAAAAACAGGGACGCGATCGCATTGTTTGCGTATAA
- a CDS encoding GAF domain-containing protein, with the protein MSVQQRSCGEAADLIIGVRSENHDSPQNTTPVGTLAKRQGTISSFLAPLKQDTFKQVVKEVEQKLLIVNQTLSMLDSHGFETILQEMLQSITLKTGELLGADRTTIFLLDEEKQELWSIVAGGEGDRSLEIRIPADKGIAGEVATYKQVINIPFDFYDDPRSRFAQEQEKSTSYRTYTMLALPLLNEQGRLVAVVQLLNKLKYANNFHAPLSERIDIRGFTSVDEQLFQEFAPSIRLILESSRSFYVATQKQRAAAALMKAIKSLSQSSLDLEDTLKRVMDEAKELMNADRSTLWLVDRDRHELWTKINQDNGSTKELRVPIGKGFAGIVAASGKTLNIPFDLYNHPDSDTAKQIDQQNGYRTCSLLCMPVFNADRELIGVTQLVNKKKTGDFPLYNPIHWPQAPECFQASFDRNDEEFMEAFNIQAGVALQNAKLFATVKQQEQMQRDILRSLSNGVISTDQAGHIIAVNESAKRLLGWETEDKLEGKLITDIIRIKEGNFKKWCHHALNAAEIKYREQYYPDRTLVSNDEVQHSVNLSINTIADASDHRQVRGALIVMDDISDEKRLKSTMYRYMTQELAEELLKLDDAKLGGDRKEVSILFSDIRGYTTLTENLEAEEVVSMLNEYFESMVEAVFKYKGTLDKYIGDAIMAVYGSPLPLQEHAWMAVQTSLEMRRRLQEFNARRHARNKPRINIGIGINSDVVISGNIGSSKRMEFTAIGDGVNLGSRLESVSKQYGCDIIISDKTYHPCKDYIWARELDYIRVKGRNEPVAIYELVGLRSENISSEKLQVIEHYQKGRHFYLNRQFFSAKAEFARVLEIDKNDQAAKMHYNRCLYWLQKPPSDADWDDGVWTFKDK; encoded by the coding sequence ATGTCAGTTCAACAACGTAGTTGCGGTGAAGCCGCCGATTTGATTATAGGTGTTCGCAGCGAAAACCACGACTCGCCGCAAAATACTACTCCTGTGGGTACTCTTGCCAAAAGACAAGGGACTATTTCTTCGTTTCTTGCTCCTCTCAAGCAGGATACTTTTAAACAAGTCGTTAAGGAAGTAGAACAAAAGTTACTGATTGTCAATCAAACCTTATCCATGCTGGACTCTCATGGCTTTGAGACAATCTTGCAAGAAATGTTACAATCTATCACTTTAAAAACAGGAGAATTATTAGGAGCAGACCGAACGACAATATTTTTACTGGATGAAGAAAAACAAGAACTGTGGTCAATTGTAGCTGGGGGGGAGGGCGATCGCTCTTTAGAAATTCGCATCCCGGCTGACAAAGGTATTGCTGGGGAAGTAGCTACTTATAAACAGGTGATCAATATTCCCTTTGATTTTTACGACGATCCACGTTCTCGTTTTGCCCAAGAACAAGAAAAAAGCACCAGCTACCGTACCTATACAATGCTGGCTTTGCCTTTGTTAAACGAACAAGGGCGGTTAGTGGCAGTGGTGCAATTGCTGAATAAATTAAAATATGCCAACAATTTTCATGCACCACTATCAGAACGAATTGATATCAGAGGCTTTACTAGTGTTGATGAACAGCTATTTCAGGAATTTGCCCCTTCTATTCGTTTAATTTTAGAGTCGTCGCGCTCTTTTTATGTCGCTACTCAAAAACAAAGGGCCGCAGCAGCACTGATGAAGGCGATTAAATCCCTTTCTCAAAGCAGTCTCGACTTAGAAGATACCCTTAAGCGAGTGATGGATGAAGCCAAGGAATTAATGAACGCTGATCGCAGTACGCTATGGTTAGTAGATCGCGATCGCCATGAATTATGGACGAAAATCAATCAAGATAATGGTTCTACCAAAGAGTTACGTGTCCCCATTGGCAAAGGATTCGCTGGTATAGTCGCAGCATCCGGCAAAACACTAAATATTCCCTTTGACTTGTATAACCATCCTGACTCGGATACAGCCAAACAAATTGATCAGCAAAATGGCTATCGTACTTGTAGCTTACTTTGTATGCCAGTATTTAATGCTGATCGCGAATTGATTGGTGTCACCCAACTAGTTAATAAAAAGAAAACTGGTGATTTTCCTCTGTATAACCCCATCCATTGGCCCCAAGCGCCTGAATGCTTCCAAGCTAGCTTTGATCGCAACGACGAAGAGTTTATGGAAGCTTTTAATATTCAAGCGGGAGTAGCACTGCAAAACGCGAAGTTATTTGCTACAGTCAAGCAACAAGAACAAATGCAGCGAGATATTCTTCGCAGTCTTTCTAATGGTGTGATTTCCACAGATCAAGCTGGTCATATTATCGCTGTAAATGAAAGTGCCAAGCGCTTGTTAGGTTGGGAAACAGAAGACAAATTAGAAGGTAAATTAATTACTGACATCATTCGAATTAAAGAAGGTAACTTTAAAAAATGGTGTCACCATGCTTTAAATGCAGCAGAGATCAAATATCGCGAACAGTATTACCCTGATCGCACCTTAGTATCTAATGACGAAGTGCAACACAGTGTAAATTTATCGATTAATACAATTGCCGATGCTAGCGATCATCGTCAAGTACGGGGGGCGCTAATAGTGATGGATGATATTAGTGATGAAAAGCGCCTCAAGAGTACGATGTATCGCTACATGACTCAGGAATTGGCAGAAGAATTACTGAAATTGGACGACGCTAAACTCGGAGGCGATCGCAAAGAAGTTTCAATTTTATTCTCGGATATCCGTGGCTACACCACTTTGACAGAAAACCTAGAAGCGGAAGAAGTGGTAAGTATGCTCAATGAATATTTTGAATCTATGGTAGAAGCTGTATTTAAGTATAAGGGTACTCTTGATAAATATATAGGAGATGCCATCATGGCTGTGTATGGTTCTCCCTTGCCTTTGCAAGAACACGCTTGGATGGCTGTGCAGACATCTTTAGAAATGCGCCGCCGTCTGCAAGAATTTAATGCCCGTCGTCATGCCCGTAACAAGCCACGCATTAATATTGGTATTGGTATTAATTCTGATGTGGTCATCAGTGGCAATATTGGTTCTAGCAAACGGATGGAATTTACAGCAATTGGTGATGGAGTCAACCTTGGTTCTCGTCTAGAAAGTGTCAGCAAGCAGTACGGCTGTGACATTATTATCAGTGACAAAACATACCACCCCTGTAAAGATTATATCTGGGCTAGAGAACTAGATTACATTCGTGTGAAGGGTAGAAATGAGCCAGTAGCCATATATGAATTAGTAGGCTTGCGTTCTGAAAATATAAGCAGTGAAAAATTACAAGTTATTGAACATTATCAAAAAGGACGGCATTTTTATCTGAATCGTCAGTTTTTCTCTGCCAAAGCTGAGTTTGCCAGAGTTTTGGAAATAGACAAAAATGACCAAGCTGCAAAGATGCATTACAACCGTTGTCTATACTGGCTGCAAAAACCTCCATCAGATGCAGATTGGGATGATGGTGTATGGACGTTTAAAGATAAGTGA
- the bioF gene encoding 8-amino-7-oxononanoate synthase, translating into MPDPYAWIEQSLATIHRADWYRSVHTIDGLPGATVLLQGREVINFASNDYLGLAGDERLIAAATAAVQEFGTGSTGSRLLSGHKKIHRELEKAIASLKQTEDAVVFSSGYLANLGAITALVGKRDLILADQYNHSSLKNGAILSGAKIVEYPHCNVEAVKSELQTLRQDYRRCLIATDSVFSMDGDLCPLPALVDLAQEFSCMLLVDEAHATGVLGKTGAGCVEYFGCTGKQIVQMGTLSKALASLGGYVAGSATLIDYLRNRAPSWIYTTAVSPADTAAALAAINIIQQEPQRRTQLWKNVDYLKNLIHQHLPNLKLLPSESPILGLQFASATDALQAGNQLKSAGIFAPAIRPPTVPTSRIRISLMATHEQTHINKLVEQLSLTSH; encoded by the coding sequence ATGCCCGATCCCTACGCTTGGATAGAACAATCTCTAGCAACAATTCACCGTGCAGACTGGTATCGTTCAGTACATACTATTGACGGTCTTCCTGGTGCAACAGTATTACTTCAAGGGCGGGAAGTAATTAATTTTGCCAGTAATGATTATTTAGGATTGGCTGGGGATGAACGTTTGATAGCTGCGGCTACTGCTGCTGTGCAAGAATTTGGCACTGGCAGTACTGGTTCTCGGTTACTCAGTGGGCATAAGAAAATCCACAGAGAACTAGAAAAAGCGATCGCATCCCTAAAGCAAACAGAAGATGCAGTTGTATTCAGTTCCGGCTATCTAGCAAATTTGGGTGCAATCACAGCCTTAGTAGGCAAGCGAGATTTAATTTTAGCTGACCAGTATAATCACTCCAGCCTTAAAAATGGGGCAATTCTCAGTGGTGCAAAAATTGTTGAATACCCCCACTGTAATGTCGAAGCAGTCAAAAGCGAGTTACAAACATTACGCCAAGACTATCGACGCTGTTTGATCGCTACCGATAGCGTCTTTAGTATGGATGGAGATTTATGTCCTTTACCTGCACTAGTTGATCTAGCCCAAGAATTTAGCTGTATGCTGCTAGTCGATGAAGCCCATGCTACTGGGGTATTAGGAAAAACAGGTGCAGGGTGCGTCGAATATTTCGGCTGTACAGGTAAGCAAATAGTACAAATGGGGACATTGAGTAAAGCTTTAGCTAGCTTAGGTGGCTATGTAGCTGGAAGTGCAACACTCATTGACTATTTACGAAATCGCGCCCCGAGTTGGATTTATACTACAGCCGTCTCACCCGCAGATACAGCCGCAGCATTAGCAGCAATCAATATTATTCAACAAGAACCACAACGCCGCACACAATTGTGGAAAAATGTAGATTACTTAAAAAACTTAATACACCAACACTTACCCAATCTCAAACTACTACCTTCAGAATCACCCATTCTGGGGCTGCAATTTGCTAGCGCAACAGACGCACTCCAAGCAGGAAACCAACTTAAATCTGCTGGCATTTTTGCCCCTGCGATTCGTCCTCCCACCGTTCCTACCAGTAGAATCAGAATTTCTCTCATGGCAACTCATGAGCAAACCCATATTAATAAATTAGTAGAACAGCTAAGTCTAACCTCTCATTAA
- a CDS encoding carbonic anhydrase — MERIFSRRNILKLGAGALGTGVVTAGVGSQLVSPPKVIAENNISPDQALQQLLEGNERFVNRKRKNPHQSYTRLTEVAKGQKPFASILSCADSRVPSEIIFDQGFGDLFVCRVAGNVATPEEIGSLEFGSLILGSKVIMVLGHERCGAVDATIKGAQVPGQIGSLVAAIQPGIEQSKNQPGDKLENACKANVRAQIEKLKKSTVLSQLIQENKLKIVGGYYDLDTSKITIVS; from the coding sequence GTGGAGAGAATTTTTTCCAGAAGAAATATACTGAAGCTAGGTGCAGGAGCATTAGGTACAGGAGTGGTAACAGCCGGTGTTGGCTCTCAATTAGTTTCTCCACCAAAAGTAATTGCCGAAAATAATATATCTCCCGACCAAGCATTGCAACAACTTCTAGAAGGTAATGAACGTTTTGTCAACAGAAAACGGAAAAATCCCCATCAAAGTTATACACGTCTAACAGAAGTTGCCAAAGGTCAAAAACCTTTTGCTTCTATTCTCAGTTGTGCAGATTCGCGTGTTCCTTCAGAGATTATTTTTGACCAAGGATTTGGCGATTTATTCGTATGCCGCGTTGCTGGTAATGTTGCCACACCAGAAGAAATTGGCAGTCTCGAATTTGGCAGCTTAATATTAGGTTCAAAAGTAATTATGGTGCTGGGACATGAAAGATGTGGTGCAGTAGATGCCACAATCAAAGGCGCTCAAGTCCCAGGTCAGATTGGTAGTTTAGTGGCTGCTATACAACCTGGTATAGAACAGTCAAAAAATCAACCCGGAGACAAGTTAGAAAATGCTTGTAAAGCCAACGTCAGGGCACAAATAGAGAAATTGAAAAAATCAACTGTTCTCTCTCAATTAATTCAAGAAAATAAACTCAAAATTGTTGGTGGATACTATGACTTAGATACTAGTAAAATCACGATTGTTAGTTAG
- the ruvA gene encoding Holliday junction branch migration protein RuvA, producing the protein MISYLKGIVAGIQKQSGNRHILTLEVNGIGYDLQIPARLAQQLPESGGEVQLFTHYQIREEVPLLYGFGSPAERDVFRHLLSVSGIGAALAIALLDTLEVPELVQTIITGNIQLLIQAPGVGKKTAERICLELKSKLIEWRKTAGFFVATGGPAPGILEEVQMALLALGYTPTEVSHALHVVSEDIGLPKDAYVEEWLRQAIAHLSSTECSY; encoded by the coding sequence ATGATTAGTTATCTTAAAGGCATCGTTGCTGGCATTCAAAAACAGAGTGGAAATCGCCATATTCTCACTCTCGAAGTCAACGGTATTGGTTACGATTTACAAATCCCAGCGCGGTTAGCACAGCAGCTACCAGAATCGGGAGGTGAAGTACAACTATTTACCCATTACCAAATTCGTGAGGAAGTACCGTTGCTGTACGGTTTTGGTTCCCCAGCAGAACGGGATGTATTTCGCCACTTGCTGAGTGTGAGTGGTATCGGTGCTGCTTTGGCGATCGCTTTATTAGATACTCTAGAAGTTCCAGAGTTAGTCCAGACTATAATCACTGGTAATATTCAATTGTTGATTCAAGCACCTGGCGTCGGTAAAAAAACCGCAGAACGCATTTGTCTAGAATTGAAAAGCAAATTAATCGAATGGCGCAAAACAGCAGGCTTCTTCGTCGCTACAGGCGGACCAGCACCAGGAATTCTCGAAGAAGTGCAAATGGCTCTCCTCGCATTGGGATACACTCCAACTGAAGTAAGTCACGCTTTGCATGTAGTTAGCGAAGATATTGGACTACCAAAAGACGCATACGTAGAAGAATGGCTCAGACAAGCGATCGCTCATCTTAGTAGTACAGAATGTAGTTATTAG
- a CDS encoding hemolysin family protein, producing MSPTAEILLVLLLILANALFVMSELAIVSARKVRLQQLAERGDQKARVALELASSPNQFLATVQVGITLLAILSGAFGESVIAKRLVPIFNSIPFLAPYKDVTASVIAVLIITYLTLIIGELVPKRVALNHPEPIASIVAIPMRMLATIGSPIVYLLSISTDAVLRILGIRPSTEPQVTEEEIRVLIEQGTEEGTFEEAEQDMVERVFRLGDRPVNSFMTPRPDIVWLDLDDSATENRQKVIENGYSRYPVCQGGLDNVLGIIAVTDLLARSLCGEQLDLTVGLRKAEFVPESTRGLKLLELFKQTATHMALVVDEYGVIQGLVTLNDVMIEIVGDVPTADELENPQAIQREDGSWLLDGMLSVEEFFEMFDLEEYLRIHQGNYQTLGGFVITHLGRIPAAADHFEWQGMRFEVMDMDGNRVDKVLVIPQQMLSDREKGD from the coding sequence ATGTCACCAACTGCTGAAATTTTACTTGTTTTATTACTAATCCTTGCCAACGCCCTGTTTGTCATGTCAGAGTTGGCTATTGTCTCAGCTCGAAAGGTACGCTTGCAACAGCTAGCAGAACGGGGAGATCAAAAGGCTCGTGTTGCGTTGGAATTAGCATCCTCCCCCAATCAATTCTTAGCAACTGTCCAGGTAGGGATCACTCTGTTAGCAATTTTATCTGGTGCTTTTGGTGAATCAGTGATCGCCAAGAGACTGGTTCCTATTTTTAATTCTATCCCTTTTTTGGCACCTTATAAAGATGTGACCGCTTCTGTAATAGCGGTTTTAATCATCACCTATCTGACGTTGATTATAGGCGAATTGGTTCCGAAACGAGTAGCATTAAACCACCCAGAACCAATTGCCTCCATTGTTGCTATTCCGATGCGGATGTTGGCAACAATTGGTTCACCTATCGTTTATTTACTCAGTATTTCTACAGATGCTGTATTGCGAATTTTAGGCATTAGACCATCCACAGAACCACAGGTAACAGAAGAAGAAATCCGAGTTTTAATTGAGCAAGGTACTGAAGAGGGGACTTTTGAGGAAGCTGAACAAGATATGGTAGAGCGAGTATTTCGCTTAGGCGATCGCCCTGTTAATTCTTTTATGACACCGCGTCCAGATATTGTTTGGCTAGACTTGGATGACTCTGCCACAGAAAATCGCCAAAAGGTAATTGAGAATGGTTATTCTCGGTATCCAGTTTGTCAAGGAGGACTAGATAATGTTCTCGGTATAATTGCTGTGACTGACTTGTTGGCTCGGAGTTTGTGTGGAGAACAGCTAGATTTAACTGTAGGATTGCGAAAGGCTGAATTTGTCCCAGAAAGCACCCGTGGCTTAAAGCTTTTGGAGTTGTTCAAACAAACCGCCACTCATATGGCGCTGGTAGTAGATGAATACGGTGTGATTCAGGGATTAGTCACTCTTAACGACGTGATGATTGAAATTGTTGGTGATGTTCCTACAGCAGATGAACTGGAGAATCCCCAAGCTATACAACGGGAAGATGGTTCTTGGTTATTGGATGGAATGTTATCTGTAGAAGAGTTTTTTGAAATGTTCGACCTTGAGGAATATCTACGAATTCATCAGGGAAATTACCAAACATTGGGTGGTTTTGTGATTACCCATCTCGGCCGAATTCCCGCAGCAGCCGATCACTTTGAATGGCAAGGTATGCGTTTTGAAGTGATGGATATGGATGGTAATCGCGTTGATAAAGTTCTGGTGATACCACAACAGATGCTATCTGATCGGGAAAAAGGAGATTAG